In Cedecea neteri, a single genomic region encodes these proteins:
- the btuD gene encoding vitamin B12 ABC transporter ATP-binding protein BtuD produces the protein MPLLQLTGVTVAGRVGPISAAVEPGELIHLVGPNGAGKSTLLTRMAGLSAGQGSLMFNQQQLDDWLPAGLSRRRAWLNQQQLPPFAMPVWHYLQLHQSSPDSESAMLRLAASLWLSDKLTRSVNQLSGGEWQRVRLAAVLLQIDPSVNPEGQLLLLDEPMNSLDVAQQAALDRLLHAFSEAGIAVVMSSHDLNHSLRHAHKVWLLREGKMVAQGSKDEVLTPKNLAAAYQMPFRLLRIEGHSMLIIPL, from the coding sequence TTGCCCCTGCTGCAGCTGACAGGCGTCACCGTCGCGGGCCGGGTTGGGCCAATATCTGCGGCGGTGGAGCCCGGAGAACTTATCCATCTAGTCGGGCCGAACGGGGCAGGCAAGAGCACGCTGCTCACGCGGATGGCTGGATTAAGCGCCGGGCAAGGCAGCCTTATGTTTAATCAGCAGCAGCTTGACGACTGGTTGCCTGCCGGGCTTTCCCGGCGCCGGGCCTGGCTAAACCAGCAGCAGCTTCCTCCTTTTGCCATGCCCGTCTGGCATTACCTGCAGCTGCATCAATCCTCGCCTGATTCCGAATCGGCAATGCTGCGTCTGGCGGCGTCGCTATGGCTTTCAGACAAACTGACCAGGTCGGTCAATCAGCTTTCCGGCGGTGAATGGCAGCGCGTTCGCCTTGCTGCCGTGCTGCTGCAGATTGACCCCTCGGTCAATCCCGAAGGGCAGCTGTTGTTGCTCGATGAACCAATGAACAGCCTTGATGTCGCCCAGCAGGCCGCGTTAGATCGCCTGTTGCATGCATTCAGTGAGGCTGGAATTGCGGTAGTGATGAGCAGCCATGATTTGAACCATAGCCTGCGTCATGCTCATAAAGTGTGGCTCCTGCGTGAGGGGAAAATGGTCGCTCAGGGGTCGAAGGATGAAGTGCTGACGCCGAAAAATTTAGCTGCAGCTTACCAAATGCCGTTCCGACTTTTGCGCATCGAAGGGCACAGTATGCTGATAATCCCGTTATAA
- the btuC gene encoding vitamin B12 ABC transporter permease BtuC, whose product MLNFVTRQRRFERRWLVALVFATVAMLVLSLCAGDVWFSPLSWWNDEARLFIWQIRLPRTLAVLLVGAALAVTGTVMQSLFENPLAEPGLLGVSNGAGVALVVALLLGQGMLPGWALGLCAILGALAITLILLRFSRRHLSTSRLLLAGVALGIICSALMTWAVYFSSSLDLRQLMYWMMGGFGGVDWRQGWLMVTLLPVVVWLCRQHAPLNLMALGENSARQLGLSVWLWRNILVVATGWLVGVSVALAGAIGFVGLVIPHMLRLAGLTDHRVLLPASALAGAAVLTGADVVARLALSSAELPIGVVTATLGAPVFIWLLLKAGR is encoded by the coding sequence ATGCTGAATTTTGTAACCAGACAACGCAGATTTGAGCGGCGCTGGCTAGTTGCCCTGGTCTTTGCCACGGTGGCTATGCTGGTCTTGAGCCTGTGCGCCGGGGATGTCTGGTTTTCCCCTCTGTCCTGGTGGAATGATGAAGCGCGGCTCTTCATCTGGCAAATTCGCTTGCCGCGAACGCTTGCTGTCCTGCTGGTAGGTGCGGCGCTGGCCGTAACTGGCACAGTTATGCAGTCGCTGTTTGAAAATCCTCTGGCTGAACCCGGTTTATTGGGCGTTTCCAACGGCGCTGGCGTCGCGCTGGTTGTTGCCCTGCTGCTCGGGCAGGGGATGCTGCCAGGCTGGGCGCTGGGGCTGTGTGCCATCCTCGGTGCCTTAGCGATCACTCTTATTCTGTTACGTTTTTCCCGTCGTCATCTCTCTACCAGTCGTCTATTACTTGCAGGTGTCGCCCTCGGCATTATTTGTAGCGCCCTGATGACCTGGGCGGTCTACTTTAGCTCCAGCCTCGACTTGCGTCAGCTAATGTACTGGATGATGGGCGGCTTTGGCGGTGTGGACTGGCGTCAGGGCTGGCTGATGGTGACGCTGCTGCCGGTGGTGGTCTGGCTGTGCCGACAGCATGCGCCGCTCAACCTGATGGCGCTCGGTGAAAACTCAGCCCGGCAGCTGGGACTTTCCGTCTGGCTATGGCGCAATATTTTGGTTGTGGCTACCGGCTGGCTGGTTGGCGTCAGCGTGGCGCTTGCCGGAGCGATTGGATTTGTCGGTCTGGTGATCCCACACATGCTCCGACTCGCGGGGTTAACCGATCATCGCGTTTTGCTGCCTGCCAGCGCGCTGGCAGGGGCCGCGGTCTTAACCGGGGCGGATGTGGTGGCAAGGCTTGCGCTTAGTTCTGCCGAGCTGCCCATTGGCGTAGTCACCGCGACGCTCGGCGCGCCGGTGTTTATCTGGCTATTATTGAAAGCCGGACGTTAA
- a CDS encoding C40 family peptidase, with amino-acid sequence MRLWLIAVACIVLVGCSHNAPHPNARLSDSITVIAQLNDQLRSWHGTPYTYGGMSRRGVDCSGFVLMTFRDRFDLMLPRMTSEQAEIGTKIDKDDLLPGDLVFFKTGSGESGLHVGIYDTDNTFIHASTSRGVMRSSLDNVYWRKKFWQARRI; translated from the coding sequence ATGCGTTTGTGGCTTATTGCAGTGGCATGCATAGTGTTGGTGGGATGTAGTCATAATGCTCCTCATCCGAACGCCAGGCTTTCCGATTCCATCACCGTTATCGCTCAGCTAAACGATCAGCTCCGCAGCTGGCACGGCACGCCGTACACCTATGGTGGCATGAGTCGGCGCGGCGTGGATTGCTCCGGCTTCGTGCTGATGACCTTCCGCGACAGGTTCGATCTGATGCTGCCGCGCATGACCAGCGAGCAGGCAGAAATCGGCACAAAAATCGATAAGGACGACCTGTTGCCTGGCGATCTGGTTTTCTTCAAAACCGGCTCGGGCGAAAGCGGCCTGCACGTCGGTATTTATGATACCGACAACACGTTTATTCACGCGTCTACCAGTCGCGGCGTCATGCGTTCCTCTCTGGACAACGTCTATTGGCGGAAAAAATTCTGGCAAGCCCGCCGCATATAG
- a CDS encoding glutathione peroxidase, with the protein MQSNVLNTEVTTIDGEHTTLESWQGKVLLVVNVASKCGLTPQYEQLENLQKDFEAQGFSVLGFPCNQFLGQEPGSSEEIKTFCSTTYGVTFPLFSKIDVNGEHRHPFYQKLIDARPAAVAPEGSGFLERMSSKGRGPLYPDDILWNFEKFLIGRDGKVIQRFSPDMTPEDPVVLDAIKQALAK; encoded by the coding sequence ATGCAAAGCAATGTTCTGAATACCGAAGTCACCACCATTGACGGTGAACACACCACGTTGGAGAGCTGGCAGGGAAAAGTGCTGCTGGTGGTGAATGTCGCTTCCAAATGCGGTCTGACGCCGCAGTATGAACAACTGGAAAACCTGCAGAAAGACTTTGAAGCCCAGGGGTTCAGCGTGCTCGGTTTCCCATGTAATCAGTTTTTGGGGCAAGAGCCTGGCAGCAGCGAAGAAATTAAAACCTTCTGCAGCACCACCTACGGCGTTACGTTCCCGCTGTTTAGCAAAATCGATGTCAACGGCGAGCACCGCCATCCGTTTTATCAAAAGCTGATTGATGCGCGTCCGGCAGCCGTTGCACCGGAAGGCAGTGGTTTCCTGGAGAGAATGAGCAGCAAAGGGCGTGGCCCACTTTACCCTGACGACATCCTGTGGAACTTTGAAAAATTCCTCATTGGCCGTGATGGCAAAGTGATTCAGCGTTTCTCTCCGGACATGACGCCGGAAGATCCCGTGGTGCTGGACGCCATTAAACAGGCGTTGGCTAAATAA